From Chlamydiifrater volucris, one genomic window encodes:
- the tilS gene encoding tRNA lysidine(34) synthetase TilS: protein MRSVLFKDNQLELFFSSLDKKKRYLLALSGGPDSTFLFHVLILYKISFIAAHVDHGWREESFLEASLLRKLCEEHGISFFCRSIDKKDWGEGDLENVAREARYAFFREICEQEGLSGVFVGHHADDKIETVLKRIFEGAGLASLSGPRELSYMFSIPVIRPLLHLRKQDIEDKLQRANISYFFDKTNLEDRFLRARMRKSIIPCIQKKFGKNIVAPLLALAKDSDELSEYINQESAVYFKEIFRSDAKVSITLPVALLQKPFLAKQVIKRFFVMEEMGVSRHTVLAVYQHVVQGTREVSMRVNGKSIDISRNTISIRES from the coding sequence ATGCGTAGTGTTCTTTTCAAGGATAATCAATTGGAGTTATTTTTTTCTTCTTTGGATAAGAAAAAACGTTATTTATTGGCACTTTCTGGCGGTCCGGATTCTACTTTTCTTTTTCATGTGCTAATTTTATATAAAATTTCTTTTATTGCAGCCCATGTGGATCATGGGTGGCGTGAGGAATCTTTTCTAGAGGCCTCTTTATTACGGAAGCTTTGTGAAGAGCATGGCATCTCTTTCTTTTGTCGCTCGATAGATAAAAAAGATTGGGGAGAAGGAGATTTGGAAAATGTCGCTAGGGAGGCTCGTTACGCTTTTTTTCGGGAAATTTGTGAACAAGAGGGATTGAGTGGTGTTTTTGTTGGGCACCATGCAGATGACAAAATAGAAACCGTCCTTAAACGAATTTTTGAAGGGGCAGGATTAGCTAGCCTTTCGGGACCTAGGGAGTTGTCTTACATGTTTTCTATTCCCGTTATCAGGCCCCTATTGCATTTGAGAAAACAGGATATTGAAGATAAGTTGCAGCGAGCAAATATTTCTTACTTTTTTGATAAAACTAACTTGGAAGACCGTTTTTTGCGTGCGAGAATGCGTAAGTCCATCATTCCTTGCATTCAAAAAAAATTTGGAAAAAATATTGTGGCTCCTTTGCTAGCTTTAGCTAAAGATTCTGATGAGTTGTCCGAATATATAAACCAAGAATCAGCGGTATATTTTAAAGAAATTTTTCGAAGTGATGCGAAAGTTTCTATTACTTTACCGGTTGCTTTATTACAAAAACCTTTTTTGGCTAAGCAAGTGATTAAAAGGTTTTTTGTTATGGAAGAGATGGGGGTCTCCAGACATACGGTGCTGGCTGTTTATCAACATGTGGTTCAAGGGACTCGCGAGGTGTCTATGCGGGTTAACGGCAAAAGTATTGACATTAGTAGAAATACCATCAGTATACGCGAGAGTTAG
- the pnp gene encoding polyribonucleotide nucleotidyltransferase: MKAEVIDIDLGNGKKLFFETGKIARQASGAVLARSGDTVVFSSACSASLTEETDFLPFRVDYQERFSAAGKTSGGFLKREGRPSEREVLVSRLIDRSLRPTLPERLMRDVQILSYIWSYDGKNSPDPLAICASSAALAISSVPILNPVAGVRVGYIDGKFVINPDVQQLPSSTLDLMLSGTESAILMIEGHCHFLDEEQILDAIAFGHESLSLICRQLSTWQQVVGKAKEKDAISPLPQAVLDSVQQKTNGKLFDPLSLSDKKLQEAALKEIEDSLVQELSLEGAPDFSSFNVRYAFKKIKSDFMRKMILESNRRADGRNVTEIRNITIEPSILPRTHGSCLFTRGETQSLAVCTLGGDSMGQRYEDLNGEGISRFYLHYFFPPFSVGEVGRVGSPGRREVGHGKLAERALSHILPDFSSFPYSIRLESNITESNGSSSMASVCGGCLALMDAGVPITTPVSGIAMGLILEGDRSVILSDISGIEDHLGDMDFKVAGSEDGIVAFQMDIKVEGITKEIMRKALEQARTGRTTILHSMKSAVPTFREEMSIYAPRIETMRIKPNKIATVIGPGGRQIRHIIETTGVQIDINDSGLVSIAAQTPEAMAKAKAIIEELTCEVEVGKVYNGRVTSVVPFGAFVEVLPGKEGLCHISELDFKRVENVSDIVKEGDIIKVKLLSINEKGQLKLSHKAVLLSEQATK, from the coding sequence ATGAAAGCAGAAGTTATCGACATCGACCTAGGCAACGGTAAGAAGTTGTTTTTTGAGACAGGTAAAATTGCCAGACAAGCCAGTGGTGCCGTTTTGGCTAGATCGGGAGATACTGTTGTATTTTCTTCGGCATGCTCAGCATCTCTGACTGAAGAAACAGATTTCCTTCCCTTCAGAGTGGATTATCAAGAGCGCTTCTCCGCTGCAGGGAAAACCTCAGGAGGATTTTTAAAGAGAGAAGGGCGCCCTTCCGAAAGGGAGGTGCTGGTCTCCCGACTTATTGACAGGTCCTTAAGACCTACTCTCCCCGAAAGGTTGATGAGGGATGTTCAAATTCTCTCGTACATATGGTCTTATGATGGGAAAAATTCTCCGGATCCATTGGCGATTTGTGCTTCTTCGGCAGCCTTGGCTATATCTAGTGTTCCGATTTTAAATCCTGTTGCTGGAGTTAGAGTCGGGTATATTGATGGAAAGTTCGTTATCAATCCTGATGTACAGCAACTCCCTTCTTCAACTCTCGATTTGATGCTTTCTGGTACAGAAAGCGCCATTTTGATGATAGAGGGACACTGCCATTTTTTGGATGAAGAACAGATTTTAGACGCCATTGCCTTCGGTCACGAGTCTTTGTCTTTGATATGTCGTCAGTTGTCGACCTGGCAACAAGTGGTAGGAAAAGCTAAAGAAAAAGATGCTATTTCCCCTCTTCCGCAGGCTGTGCTTGATTCTGTCCAGCAAAAAACCAATGGAAAGCTTTTTGACCCCTTGTCCCTATCAGACAAGAAACTTCAGGAAGCTGCTCTCAAAGAAATTGAGGACAGTCTCGTCCAAGAATTGTCTCTTGAGGGAGCTCCCGATTTCTCTTCTTTCAATGTCAGGTATGCATTTAAGAAGATCAAATCCGATTTCATGCGTAAAATGATATTGGAAAGCAACCGCAGAGCAGATGGAAGGAACGTCACAGAAATTCGGAATATTACCATAGAGCCTTCTATCCTCCCCAGGACCCACGGTAGTTGCTTGTTCACAAGAGGTGAGACTCAGTCTTTGGCTGTTTGTACTCTGGGGGGAGACAGCATGGGGCAAAGATATGAGGACTTGAACGGGGAAGGTATTAGTAGGTTTTATCTGCACTACTTTTTCCCTCCGTTTTCAGTTGGAGAAGTGGGTAGGGTTGGTTCCCCTGGAAGAAGAGAAGTGGGTCACGGTAAGTTAGCCGAAAGAGCTCTCTCTCATATTTTGCCTGATTTCTCGAGCTTCCCTTATTCTATTCGCTTAGAGTCGAACATTACAGAGTCCAATGGTTCGTCTTCTATGGCTTCTGTTTGCGGTGGATGTCTTGCTCTAATGGATGCCGGAGTACCTATTACTACTCCTGTTTCAGGAATAGCTATGGGTCTAATTTTGGAGGGTGATCGTTCAGTAATCCTTTCTGATATCTCTGGAATAGAAGATCATCTCGGGGACATGGACTTTAAAGTTGCTGGGAGTGAAGACGGCATTGTTGCCTTCCAAATGGATATAAAGGTGGAAGGTATCACTAAGGAAATTATGCGGAAGGCTTTAGAACAGGCCAGGACTGGGCGGACCACTATTTTACATTCTATGAAAAGCGCTGTCCCAACCTTTAGAGAGGAGATGTCTATTTACGCTCCGCGCATAGAGACCATGCGTATCAAACCCAATAAGATCGCAACAGTTATAGGCCCTGGAGGAAGACAGATTCGTCATATCATAGAGACAACAGGCGTACAGATAGACATTAACGATTCTGGGCTTGTCAGTATAGCTGCTCAGACTCCAGAGGCCATGGCTAAAGCTAAAGCCATCATTGAAGAACTGACTTGTGAGGTAGAGGTTGGCAAGGTCTATAATGGACGGGTGACTTCTGTTGTTCCGTTTGGAGCCTTCGTTGAAGTTCTTCCTGGTAAAGAAGGGCTCTGTCACATTTCCGAATTAGATTTTAAGAGAGTGGAGAATGTTTCCGACATAGTCAAAGAAGGCGATATTATAAAAGTCAAACTTCTAAGTATAAACGAAAAAGGACAACTTAAACTAAGTCATAAGGCTGTTTTGCTTTCTGAACAAGCGACCAAATAA
- the rpsO gene encoding 30S ribosomal protein S15 yields the protein MSLDKGTKEEITKRFQLHEKDTGSADVQIAILTEHIADLKEHLKRSPKDHNSRLSLLKLVGQRRKLLEYLNSTDTERYKNLIKRLNLRK from the coding sequence ATGTCTTTGGATAAGGGAACTAAAGAAGAAATTACAAAACGGTTTCAACTTCATGAAAAGGATACTGGCTCTGCGGACGTCCAAATTGCGATATTGACGGAACACATTGCCGACCTAAAGGAACATCTTAAAAGGTCTCCTAAAGACCATAATTCTCGTTTATCACTTCTCAAATTAGTAGGGCAAAGAAGAAAACTCTTAGAGTATCTAAACTCTACAGATACCGAGCGATATAAAAACTTAATCAAAAGGCTTAACCTACGAAAATAA
- the ftsH gene encoding ATP-dependent zinc metalloprotease FtsH, protein MSYEKKFKSDPKKNFPSMFFFLLFGVVFGVFALQNFVSSKRAKVGFSHQLEHLVNLRLIVPEDSRKVALNDNLVSFSGRFRDGSSADSQSRYRYLELIDKEHRFLSERQETLASLESLEGEIANSVSWFSAISGIAIPDSGYTIFDRASSKLGPLVVKESVSPQIINLQALSARFRRDIREPSDLKRFGSDLYELISKYLSPALGISAESLKEELKILSSKVEISLQQDYSLEDARQLYSQTLDALQKISQSFLYPEDGVRFASLRSVRLYREERRKYLSIEKSLELNASQLDKARGEVSEVVWFFNNKELSSKALERQDPELFSHWFNGAKEEWRNFSHNRSLSFKAPDQPRNLVLEKTFKSEEPAPHYVGYVFTLMPVMLVVFLLYLVFSRQIKGVGGSAMSFGKSPAKLLPKGQNKITFADVAGIEEAKEELIEIVDFLKNPSKFTALGGRIPKGVLLIGPPGTGKTLIAKAVSGEADRPFFSIAGSDFVEMFVGVGASRIRDMFEQAKRNAPCIIFIDEIDAVGRHRGAGIGGGHDEREQTLNQLLVEMDGFGTNDGVILMAATNRPDVLDKALLRPGRFDRRVVISLPDIRGRQEILAVHAKKIKLDPTVDLMAVARSTPGASGADLENLLNEAALLAARRDRTAVTAVDVAEARDKVLYGKERRSLEMDAEERRTTAYHESGHAVVGLSVQHSDPVDKVTIIPRGLSLGATHFLPEKNRLSYWKSELFDQLAVLMGGRAAEAIFLNDVSSGAQQDIAQATKLVRSMVCEWGMSDQLGTVAYDERSDNYTGYGSYHERIYSEETAKVIDAEVKAILEKAYARALDIVQTRREEVELMTKMLIEFETLDAKDVKEIMDHTWDPEKKRLRLKEENLLFKKTSDELPPPPPDEGDSLQNGLGFNAT, encoded by the coding sequence ATGTCATACGAAAAAAAATTTAAGAGTGACCCTAAAAAGAATTTCCCTTCTATGTTCTTTTTCCTCCTGTTTGGAGTTGTTTTTGGGGTCTTCGCGCTACAGAACTTCGTCAGTTCAAAGAGAGCTAAAGTAGGCTTTAGCCATCAATTAGAACACTTAGTCAATTTGCGGTTAATTGTCCCAGAAGATAGTCGTAAAGTTGCCCTTAATGATAATCTAGTGTCTTTTAGTGGTAGGTTTAGAGATGGTAGTAGTGCCGATAGTCAATCCAGGTATCGTTACCTGGAACTAATAGATAAGGAACATCGCTTCTTATCGGAAAGACAAGAAACGCTTGCTTCCTTAGAGAGTTTGGAAGGTGAAATTGCGAATTCTGTTTCCTGGTTTTCTGCAATTTCTGGAATTGCTATTCCAGACTCAGGATACACTATCTTTGATAGGGCTAGTAGTAAACTAGGGCCTCTCGTTGTCAAGGAGAGTGTTTCTCCTCAAATTATAAATTTACAAGCGTTGTCGGCTAGATTTCGGAGAGATATTCGGGAACCTTCTGATTTGAAGAGATTTGGTTCTGACCTTTATGAGCTAATCAGCAAATATCTTTCTCCAGCTTTGGGGATTAGTGCTGAGTCTCTTAAAGAAGAGTTAAAAATTCTTTCTAGCAAGGTAGAGATCTCTCTACAACAAGACTACAGCCTGGAAGATGCTCGGCAATTATACAGCCAAACACTAGATGCTCTGCAAAAAATTTCTCAATCGTTTCTCTATCCTGAAGACGGTGTCCGTTTTGCGTCGCTGCGCTCGGTGAGGTTGTATAGAGAGGAGCGAAGAAAATACCTTTCCATAGAAAAATCTTTGGAGCTCAATGCTAGCCAGTTGGATAAGGCTAGAGGAGAAGTTTCAGAGGTGGTATGGTTCTTTAATAATAAGGAACTTTCTTCAAAAGCTTTGGAAAGACAAGATCCAGAGTTATTTTCTCATTGGTTCAATGGAGCAAAAGAAGAGTGGAGAAACTTTAGTCACAATAGATCACTTTCCTTTAAAGCTCCAGATCAGCCACGCAATCTAGTTCTGGAAAAAACTTTTAAAAGCGAAGAGCCAGCACCTCACTACGTAGGGTATGTATTTACTCTTATGCCTGTTATGCTAGTAGTGTTTTTGCTTTACTTGGTCTTTTCTAGGCAAATTAAAGGGGTTGGCGGGTCTGCCATGAGTTTTGGAAAATCTCCAGCAAAGTTACTGCCCAAGGGGCAAAACAAAATTACGTTCGCCGATGTAGCTGGAATAGAAGAGGCTAAAGAAGAATTGATAGAAATTGTAGATTTTCTTAAGAATCCTTCTAAATTTACGGCTTTGGGGGGGCGGATCCCTAAGGGAGTTCTTCTAATAGGGCCTCCAGGGACAGGTAAGACTTTGATAGCTAAGGCCGTTTCAGGAGAAGCTGACAGACCTTTCTTCTCTATAGCGGGTTCTGACTTTGTAGAGATGTTTGTTGGGGTTGGTGCTAGCAGAATTCGAGATATGTTTGAGCAAGCGAAAAGGAATGCCCCTTGCATTATTTTCATCGATGAAATAGATGCTGTGGGTCGACATAGAGGAGCAGGTATCGGCGGTGGACATGACGAACGAGAGCAGACTTTAAATCAACTTTTAGTGGAAATGGATGGTTTCGGCACAAACGACGGCGTCATACTTATGGCGGCGACAAACAGGCCAGATGTGTTGGATAAAGCTCTGTTACGTCCTGGAAGATTTGACAGACGTGTGGTAATCAGTTTACCCGATATTCGAGGTAGACAGGAAATCTTGGCTGTGCACGCGAAAAAAATTAAATTGGATCCTACAGTAGATCTAATGGCTGTGGCAAGAAGTACTCCGGGCGCTTCTGGCGCAGATTTAGAAAACTTACTTAATGAAGCGGCTTTATTGGCTGCTAGAAGAGACCGAACTGCTGTAACTGCAGTAGATGTTGCTGAAGCCAGGGATAAAGTTCTATACGGCAAAGAAAGAAGAAGTTTAGAAATGGATGCTGAGGAACGTCGAACAACGGCTTATCACGAATCTGGGCATGCTGTGGTTGGACTATCTGTTCAGCATAGTGATCCCGTAGATAAGGTAACCATTATTCCTAGGGGCTTGTCTTTAGGAGCTACTCATTTTCTCCCAGAGAAGAATCGTCTCAGCTATTGGAAGAGTGAGCTGTTTGATCAATTGGCTGTTCTTATGGGAGGGCGTGCGGCTGAAGCAATTTTTCTGAATGATGTTTCAAGCGGAGCTCAGCAAGATATTGCTCAGGCAACAAAATTAGTACGTAGTATGGTTTGTGAGTGGGGAATGAGTGATCAGCTAGGCACTGTTGCCTATGACGAGCGTTCTGATAACTACACGGGATACGGTAGTTATCATGAAAGAATCTACTCTGAGGAAACCGCTAAAGTGATAGATGCTGAAGTAAAAGCCATTCTCGAAAAGGCGTATGCCAGAGCTTTGGATATAGTTCAAACTCGAAGAGAGGAAGTGGAATTAATGACAAAAATGTTGATAGAGTTTGAAACTCTTGATGCTAAAGATGTCAAGGAGATCATGGACCATACTTGGGATCCTGAGAAGAAACGGCTTCGACTCAAAGAAGAGAATCTGCTTTTCAAAAAAACTTCGGATGAACTTCCACCACCACCTCCGGATGAAGGAGATTCTTTGCAGAATGGATTAGGTTTCAATGCTACCTAA
- a CDS encoding nucleoside deaminase: MISEEDRRFMLLALKEAEKAYAEDEVPVGCVIVKDGRVIARGYNRVESLLDPTAHAEILCIGAAAQALDNWRLSGADIYITLEPCPMCAGAIQLARLSRVIWGAPDLRLGAGGTWVNLLAEKHPFHTVKCVSGVEKEASEYLMKKFFLEKRKKSGEE; encoded by the coding sequence ATGATTTCTGAAGAGGATCGTCGATTTATGCTTCTGGCTTTAAAAGAAGCGGAGAAAGCCTATGCTGAAGACGAAGTTCCTGTTGGGTGTGTGATAGTGAAGGACGGCAGAGTCATAGCCAGAGGGTACAATAGGGTTGAATCTTTACTAGATCCTACGGCTCATGCAGAAATTTTGTGTATAGGGGCGGCTGCGCAAGCGCTTGACAATTGGAGATTAAGTGGAGCGGACATCTACATCACTCTGGAGCCATGCCCTATGTGTGCAGGAGCCATACAATTGGCTAGGCTTTCCAGGGTGATCTGGGGCGCTCCAGATCTTAGACTGGGAGCGGGTGGTACTTGGGTGAATTTACTTGCGGAAAAACACCCTTTTCACACAGTGAAATGTGTCTCCGGAGTGGAGAAGGAAGCTTCTGAGTATTTGATGAAAAAGTTTTTTTTAGAAAAGAGGAAGAAGAGTGGAGAAGAGTAG